Below is a genomic region from Medicago truncatula cultivar Jemalong A17 chromosome 3, MtrunA17r5.0-ANR, whole genome shotgun sequence.
TCCAGGTTTCCATACTTCTTACCATGTTTCATTGTATCAGCTATGGCATTTGTTGTAGCGATTTCCTGCATTTGGCTACCGGTATGTATCTTGTTGAATTCTAACATTGTATCTGTTCATTAATCACATATATAGTTGCCCTATCTTTATGTTGTGTGACTTCTATTCTGACCTTaatattatgatgatatgtCACCATATTTCCGTATCCTTTTTATGTGGTTTTCGGTTTTCTCCTATGAGTACTAATGATCTAAAACATCTGCGTCAATGTAGGAGACACTTCATAATCACAAAGTATCGACCAACAAAATTGAAGCTTTAGAAAATGGAACTAACGAGGATGAGAAAAATAAGACGATCCAAAAAGATGAAAGCCTCCTAAAAAATTGGCCCTTAATGTCATCTATTATTGTTTATTGTGTTTTCGCGATTCATGACGTTGCTTTTGCAGAGGTATTATTATTCCTACTTAAAGATGTTTCTGTTTTCTATTCTACCATTCATCAACCTGTGCATCTATTATCTTAttctacattttatttttgaagattttctCATTATGGGCTGAAAGTCCTCGAAGGTTAGGCGGTTTGAACTTTGGAACTAATGATGTCGGTAATATTCTTGCAGTATCAGGTACATCTTGGACATTTATGAATCTTTAGATATTTATTAAGATTAGGAACAGTCCTTCCTTCCTAACCCTTTATCTCCAAGGAATGATAGCACTTGCACATAAACTTGTACGGGTTGACATGACGCTATTTGGTTGCTTGCTTgttcaatgaatcaaaaatgGATTTTATGCAGACATAATCTGAATACACTTGAACCATATTAAACTTGTTCAGGTGTTGGTATTATAATGTTCCAGCTTGGCTTATATCAATCAGTGCAAAAAATTTGTGGACCTATCGTTCTTGCTCGCATTGCAGGGGTTAGCATTCACCTTTTGTAACAATTACTCAGATTCAACATTTcagtttttgtttaatttaaaacatGTCTTCATCATATATTTGTAGGTGTTATCAATACCAATCTTGCAAAGCTTCCCTTTTATGACAATGTTGTCAGGCTTTACACTGTACATATCGATATATAGTGCTTCCATTTTAAAGAATCTTTTGATTGTAAGTGAAACTCTATCTTGCTGCAACCAACAAGTGATATTGAGGTTTAAAAGGAGTTGAATAGACTTTACTAAAACTCGGGAGATcggtttaatttttattgaaaacttGATCTTCATTGAACTTTcctaattgttttctttttgatgGATTTAGGAGATAATTTCTACTGGTTTATTCATTCTGCAAAATAAAGCAGTGGTAAGATTTTGTTTCTACTCTTCAGGTTTTTTTCCCCTTGAAAAAGTTCTGTATGGAATTGCAACAAGATATATgactttctttttgttttgaaaacagGATCAACATCAAAGAGGTGTAGCAAATGGCCTTTGCATAACTGCTATGTCAGCATGCAAGGTAATTGGTCCAGCTGGAGGCGGCGCAATGTGAGTATCCCTTTGATTTCGTTACCTTCTATTtgaattataaataatatttccttAACATGTGTGTATGttctttattatttgatatagTTTATTCATTTGTATCTTTTATGTGTTCAAACTTTTCCAAGTTCAAACAGAAGTAACTAGTCcatttattgtcattgcataTTTTAGTAAGAAAGTATTCAATGGAGATTACTCTGTCCAGTTTATGATCCAATTTCTATGTAACGCTAACACTCAGATTGAAGGTGAGTTTGGGGTCTGACATGTGTCAGTACCCGACAGTGACACTAACTGACCCATTCAAATACTTCATATTTAGCAAATTATGACCAGTATCGATGTGTCGATGTTCTGTGTCCGTGTATCATAGTCTAATTCCATTGAATAAATGTCACGAGTGTTTCATAGTCATATAGCATTAATTTAACAGTACCTTTTTTCACTACGTTGCTATAATGAAGATTATATGCAGTGTTCTTATTTTGATCTTGCTAACTGCAGCTTAACTTGGTCACAAAAGAGGATGGATGCTTCTTTCCTCCCAGGTATAACTCTCAACTAATTTGTTTGATGTGTTTTCTGTTTCAGATGCTGctgaattttgaaattcttagtCTAATTAGGTAATAATTAGTGTCTTATCCACTCATGGTGTGTTCATTAGgtaattcaaaaatatataagcCTTATCTTTTCTCTACTCACGGTTTCGATTTTTGGTTCAGTACAATGTTTTATCCACTTATCTTTTCTCTACCgcaatttaaaatattgtttctaGCATAGAGTTCTTACTTGAGCTAAAGCAAAAGAAAGAAACTGCAACTTTAGATCGAGTAACATTTGAACTTCTTGTTCTACTGTCTTCAGCAGtgattggttttgttttgttgataggATGATTATGGTTAACAATAAATAAAGCACCaagacaaacaaaaacatagatACCGAGCACTCCAATATCACATagaaattgataataattttaaaaatagaagtGATTAAATGTAACAACATGTGCCAAATACTGTGTAGGTGTTGGACATTGACACGTGCCCGACACTTGGCATGCCTTCAATTGAAGGTGTCAATGCTAAATATTTATAAACTAGCTCACTGTTGAACATTCAATTGCAGGCCCCCATCTGGTGTTCTTTGTGCTCAATGTTATTGAAGGACTTGCATTGTTATTGACATTCAAACCATTCCTGATTGAAAGAAAA
It encodes:
- the LOC11418421 gene encoding protein ZINC INDUCED FACILITATOR-LIKE 1, translated to MEDFGESLLKKQYYHENCPGCKVDQAKALKKDVTFRNAFNIWIVVLCSSLPIASLFPYLYFMVKDFNIAKTEEDISSYAGYVGSAYMLGRASTSILWGMIADRYGRKPVVIIGIISVIIFNTLFGLCTSFWMAVTMRFVLGGLNGLLGPMKAYSSEIFREEYQALGQSTVAAAWGVGLVFGPALGGYLAQPVQKYPNIFPKDSFWDKFPYFLPCFIVSAMAFVVAISCIWLPETLHNHKVSTNKIEALENGTNEDEKNKTIQKDESLLKNWPLMSSIIVYCVFAIHDVAFAEIFSLWAESPRRLGGLNFGTNDVGNILAVSGVGIIMFQLGLYQSVQKICGPIVLARIAGVLSIPILQSFPFMTMLSGFTLYISIYSASILKNLLIEIISTGLFILQNKAVDQHQRGVANGLCITAMSACKVIGPAGGGAILTWSQKRMDASFLPGPHLVFFVLNVIEGLALLLTFKPFLIERKPPSEQLR